One window of the Puntigrus tetrazona isolate hp1 chromosome 13, ASM1883169v1, whole genome shotgun sequence genome contains the following:
- the zfand3 gene encoding AN1-type zinc finger protein 3 isoform X2 encodes MNLCSKCFADIQKKQPDEDCTPEPAPSSSNSQSAVFCNETSSSSSQTLSSKPASSEEPSTEATPLPAQDEVSSTDTARGTLSTPTKRPCDSASGSESESSPEKRVRVGEASCSEDSPRVPKQKNRRRCHRCQTKLELVQQELGSCRCGYVFCMLHRLPEQHDCMFDHLGRGREEAVLKMVKLDRKVGRTCQRIGEECS; translated from the exons ATGAACCTGTGCTCCAAATGTTTTGCTG ACATACAGAAGAAACAGCCAGACGAGGACTGCACTCCAGAGCCCGCCCCCAGCTCAAGCAATAGCCAATCAGCAGTCTTCTGTAACGAGACGAGCAGCAGCAGTAGCCAAACCCTGTCCTCCAAGCCAGCCAGCTCCGAAGAGCCCTCGACAGAAGCCACACCTCTTCCTGCACAGGACG AAGTCTCCAGTACAGACACAGCTCGAGGCACGCTATCCACTCCTACAAAACGACCCTGCGACTCAG CCTCAGGTTCGGAGAGCGAGTCGTCTCCGGAGAAGCGTGTTCGTGTGGGAGAGGCCTCATGTTCTGAAGATTCTCCACGAGTTCCCAAGCAGAAGAACCGTCGGCGGTGCCATCGCTGCCAAACCAAACTGGAGCTCGTACAACAGGAGCTGGGGTCCTGTCGCTGTG GTTATGTGTTCTGCATGTTGCACCGGTTGCCGGAGCAACACGACTGTATGTTTGACCATCTGGGCCGCGGCCGAGAGGAAGCCGTGCTGAAGATGGTGAAACTGGACCGCAAGGTGGGCCGAACCTGCCAGCGCATCGGAGAGGAGTGCTCTTGA
- the zfand3 gene encoding AN1-type zinc finger protein 3 isoform X1: MGDTGSERSKPPSIPPRCPCGFWGSSKTMNLCSKCFADIQKKQPDEDCTPEPAPSSSNSQSAVFCNETSSSSSQTLSSKPASSEEPSTEATPLPAQDEVSSTDTARGTLSTPTKRPCDSASGSESESSPEKRVRVGEASCSEDSPRVPKQKNRRRCHRCQTKLELVQQELGSCRCGYVFCMLHRLPEQHDCMFDHLGRGREEAVLKMVKLDRKVGRTCQRIGEECS, from the exons ATGGGGGACACAGGAAGCGAGCGCAGCAAGCCGCCTAGTATCCCTCCCCGCTGCCCTTGTGGATTTTGGGG GTCCAGCAAAACCATGAACCTGTGCTCCAAATGTTTTGCTG ACATACAGAAGAAACAGCCAGACGAGGACTGCACTCCAGAGCCCGCCCCCAGCTCAAGCAATAGCCAATCAGCAGTCTTCTGTAACGAGACGAGCAGCAGCAGTAGCCAAACCCTGTCCTCCAAGCCAGCCAGCTCCGAAGAGCCCTCGACAGAAGCCACACCTCTTCCTGCACAGGACG AAGTCTCCAGTACAGACACAGCTCGAGGCACGCTATCCACTCCTACAAAACGACCCTGCGACTCAG CCTCAGGTTCGGAGAGCGAGTCGTCTCCGGAGAAGCGTGTTCGTGTGGGAGAGGCCTCATGTTCTGAAGATTCTCCACGAGTTCCCAAGCAGAAGAACCGTCGGCGGTGCCATCGCTGCCAAACCAAACTGGAGCTCGTACAACAGGAGCTGGGGTCCTGTCGCTGTG GTTATGTGTTCTGCATGTTGCACCGGTTGCCGGAGCAACACGACTGTATGTTTGACCATCTGGGCCGCGGCCGAGAGGAAGCCGTGCTGAAGATGGTGAAACTGGACCGCAAGGTGGGCCGAACCTGCCAGCGCATCGGAGAGGAGTGCTCTTGA